One region of bacterium genomic DNA includes:
- a CDS encoding 3'-5' exonuclease, whose amino-acid sequence MAHSQDNGDIRIIRYTNNNLLVPFIEDLSGTELVGSTCVLTHTNDEALQVTGLLLQKGISARLIQTNEGFYLYDLVELRFFLKQLSIDPTTSIISDDIWNTAKRALVKRYGKSEILDICKKIILDFEAIYPQRKYITDFEVFVKESRLEDFYSESRETIFVSTIHKAKGKEFDNVILLLENFEISTEEQKRQLYVAMTRAKNNLTIHLNRRYLDHIQVVNLSRFEDRAHYELPGKLAMQLSHRDVWLDYFIGRQYLVESLRSGDILQYKDGKWLTDKGISVFRSSQKCAEQLERIEKNGYEPQFAKVNFIVYWRKKEEEQEIKIVLPELHFVRKELGYEINQEKQLFWKIY is encoded by the coding sequence GTGGCGCATAGTCAGGACAATGGAGATATAAGGATTATACGATACACTAATAACAATCTGCTTGTTCCCTTTATTGAAGATCTTTCTGGTACAGAGCTTGTAGGAAGTACTTGTGTGTTAACTCATACCAATGATGAAGCGCTTCAGGTGACTGGCCTGTTGTTACAAAAAGGAATATCGGCAAGATTGATTCAAACCAATGAAGGGTTCTATTTATACGATCTTGTAGAACTGCGATTCTTTTTGAAGCAATTATCTATTGATCCGACGACATCAATTATTAGTGATGATATCTGGAATACGGCAAAAAGGGCCCTCGTGAAGAGATATGGAAAAAGTGAAATACTGGATATTTGCAAAAAAATTATCCTGGATTTTGAAGCCATCTATCCGCAAAGAAAGTATATAACTGATTTTGAAGTATTTGTTAAAGAATCTAGACTAGAAGATTTTTATTCAGAATCCAGAGAAACTATTTTTGTATCAACCATTCATAAAGCAAAAGGCAAAGAATTTGATAATGTGATTCTTTTGCTTGAAAACTTCGAGATAAGCACAGAAGAGCAGAAGCGACAGCTTTATGTGGCAATGACACGTGCAAAAAACAACTTAACCATACATCTGAATAGGCGTTACCTAGATCATATTCAAGTGGTAAATTTGTCAAGATTTGAAGACAGGGCTCACTACGAATTGCCGGGAAAACTAGCTATGCAGTTAAGTCATCGAGATGTATGGCTGGATTATTTCATCGGACGGCAATATTTAGTTGAGTCCTTGCGAAGTGGCGATATCTTGCAGTATAAAGACGGGAAGTGGCTGACGGATAAGGGGATAAGTGTTTTCAGATCTTCTCAAAAGTGTGCAGAACAATTGGAGCGAATTGAGAAAAATGGTTATGAGCCCCAATTTGCCAAAGTTAACTTCATTGTATATTGGCGAAAGAAAGAAGAAGAACAGGAGATAAAGATTGTTCTTCCTGAATTGCATTTTGTAAGAAAAGAATTAGGATATGAAATAAATCAAGAAAAACAACTATTTTGGAAGATTTATTAG